The following coding sequences lie in one Bifidobacterium sp. ESL0690 genomic window:
- a CDS encoding 3-hydroxyacyl-CoA dehydrogenase family protein, with product MTDIKKIGNLGAGTMGHATALQFAMKGYEVTVVDTAQPALDRGRKLIERDLDTFIKSGMVKAKDRDAVLGRISMTTDYQALADVDFIIESVLENLEVKHDVWEKVEGIVSDQTILATNTSGLSPSAIANGLQHPGRFVVAHFWNPAQLMPLVEVVPGEKTDQATVDVTVELMNHIGKHAVPLKTESLGFVGNRIQLAVVRECLNIVKRGIATPEAVDDIVKYSLGRRWAILGPIASIDLGGLDVFDNISKYLYDDLANETGEDTVLKAKVDAGELGSKSGKGFYDWQGEQAAQTVQSRDDQLLEALSRDKDE from the coding sequence ATGACGGATATCAAGAAGATTGGCAATCTCGGCGCAGGCACGATGGGTCACGCTACAGCGCTGCAGTTCGCGATGAAGGGCTATGAGGTGACCGTGGTCGATACGGCTCAACCGGCGCTGGACCGTGGCCGCAAGCTCATTGAGCGTGACCTCGATACGTTCATCAAGTCCGGCATGGTCAAAGCCAAAGATCGGGATGCGGTACTTGGCCGTATTTCGATGACCACCGACTATCAGGCGCTTGCCGACGTCGATTTCATCATCGAATCGGTGCTTGAGAATCTTGAGGTCAAACATGATGTGTGGGAAAAGGTCGAGGGTATCGTCTCCGACCAGACTATTCTGGCCACCAACACGTCAGGGCTGAGTCCGTCCGCAATCGCGAATGGTTTGCAGCATCCCGGCCGTTTTGTCGTCGCTCACTTCTGGAATCCGGCCCAGCTGATGCCTTTGGTCGAGGTGGTGCCAGGTGAGAAGACCGATCAGGCGACCGTGGACGTCACCGTCGAGCTGATGAACCACATCGGCAAGCACGCCGTGCCGCTCAAAACCGAATCGTTGGGATTTGTCGGCAACCGCATCCAGTTGGCGGTCGTCCGCGAATGCCTGAACATCGTCAAGCGTGGCATTGCCACTCCGGAGGCAGTCGACGACATCGTCAAATACAGCCTTGGCCGTCGCTGGGCGATTCTTGGCCCGATCGCCAGCATCGACCTCGGCGGGCTTGATGTTTTCGATAATATCTCCAAGTACCTTTACGACGATCTGGCCAACGAAACCGGCGAGGACACTGTTCTCAAAGCCAAGGTCGATGCCGGTGAACTTGGCTCGAAGAGCGGCAAGGGGTTCTATGACTGGCAGGGCGAGCAGGCTGCCCAGACCGTCCAGTCGCGTGACGATCAGCTCCTTGAGGCGCTCAGCCGCGATAAGGACGAGTAA
- a CDS encoding type 1 glutamine amidotransferase, translating into MTMPKVLILQHVPCEKPGRILDNLDDLGMASETLSIAADANPDVPKSEEIAGLVVMGGPMGAQDYKEYPGLKTEAKLVRKAVKAGKPVLGICLGHQIISTALGGKLQSGKCSEIGFAPIKRVAKNDWFPMWTDQINVLNWHNDVVSVPEGGQLLASSKYTENQAFCYKSALGLQFHLEVTPTLLDEWLSEPSMVEGMKKSEIAKIREDFKRYDVELQPLAEQVFSSFAVRCAASARAMSEQS; encoded by the coding sequence ATGACGATGCCGAAAGTGCTTATTCTGCAACATGTCCCCTGCGAGAAGCCAGGACGAATCCTTGATAATCTTGACGATCTTGGCATGGCCAGCGAGACGTTGAGCATTGCGGCTGATGCGAACCCTGACGTGCCGAAAAGTGAGGAGATTGCTGGGCTCGTCGTGATGGGCGGGCCGATGGGGGCCCAGGATTACAAGGAGTATCCGGGGCTCAAAACCGAAGCGAAACTGGTGCGCAAGGCCGTGAAGGCCGGTAAACCGGTGCTTGGCATCTGCCTTGGCCACCAGATTATTTCGACGGCGCTCGGCGGCAAACTGCAGAGCGGAAAGTGCTCGGAAATCGGGTTCGCGCCGATCAAACGTGTCGCCAAAAACGATTGGTTCCCGATGTGGACCGACCAAATCAATGTGCTCAACTGGCATAACGACGTCGTTTCCGTGCCCGAAGGCGGGCAGCTTCTTGCGTCGTCGAAATATACTGAAAACCAGGCGTTTTGCTACAAAAGCGCGCTCGGGCTGCAATTCCATCTCGAGGTTACCCCGACGCTGCTGGACGAATGGCTCAGCGAGCCTTCCATGGTCGAGGGTATGAAGAAAAGCGAGATTGCGAAGATTCGCGAGGACTTCAAGCGCTACGACGTCGAACTGCAGCCGCTCGCCGAGCAGGTCTTTTCCTCGTTCGCCGTGCGTTGCGCCGCCAGCGCCCGCGCAATGAGTGAACAATCCTGA
- a CDS encoding BspA family leucine-rich repeat surface protein has protein sequence MNRKIKTIFATAVAAATLLVPAIAQADPAQPGEQPQESTSSTQASGATTSAPGASASAPETSRTSASGSSSTSATPALGTLTPKSKSHSSATLPSSRLHSDKTASIATRGLEPSTQGGECSDTGTMSHGYWTLAPGVEYGGECTLTFTANDPLQENDFAGLESYTPSAAASITSSGSLTGPYKHFGTRIPESTVYMLNPSRVKEFGQAEHIVFEGPGKTKLPENAAFMFGDWGCDGSGYSSCTLKSFKSNNALDTSQTTNMRGMFQAGTNLTDLDMSGWNTGRLESIYSMFDITGLSDLDLSGWDTHSLKQMHQAFYNTTKLKTLNLSGWDTSNVTDTGNMFMGSGLQTLAVGPKTSVIDLSDLGNANWLKVTHLSAGTSGTTQEVTDSTPQTTAEFQASLTTDPSRAGTYTRANNESHSLNLNANLPAGYTASAEASGYTDDGSGNLSQSAFETSAKNVPFPTYDATQVLTNRGSKRNITRTDGSTLTLPASDPYTLSAAPGTTDTYTFMGWNTTPSATGADHHGGDAISLASADVTLYAIWKKDAKPIHVTPPSTSPSGSSSPSGPSGPSGSSSPSGPSGSSSPSGSSTSPSGSSTGSANGMISHPATQGPAPAAASNVASPSTPTLAPAARLFAAAPGIGTPGPAAPGTGDHTLNGASPNASGETPKEKICKITYYGEGSVAPAAVICKNDNKKSVVSAVPSATTQTAPAPAWLFMFVLAVLFFVAMFLYQRHNAFLAAQHRAAATTD, from the coding sequence ATGAATCGCAAGATTAAAACGATATTCGCAACTGCGGTGGCCGCGGCGACGCTATTGGTACCTGCCATCGCGCAAGCCGATCCCGCCCAACCCGGCGAGCAGCCACAAGAGAGCACGAGCAGTACACAAGCTTCAGGAGCCACAACCTCAGCCCCAGGCGCCTCGGCATCCGCTCCTGAAACTAGCAGAACCAGCGCATCGGGGTCGTCGTCTACAAGCGCGACGCCCGCCCTCGGAACTCTAACACCCAAATCAAAATCGCATTCATCTGCGACCCTACCCTCTTCGCGGCTCCACAGCGACAAGACCGCCAGCATAGCGACACGGGGCCTGGAACCCAGCACCCAAGGCGGCGAGTGCAGTGACACTGGAACCATGAGCCACGGCTATTGGACCTTGGCTCCTGGCGTCGAATACGGCGGAGAATGTACGCTGACTTTCACGGCCAACGACCCCTTGCAGGAAAACGATTTCGCAGGTTTGGAATCCTACACCCCCTCAGCGGCTGCCTCCATAACAAGCTCCGGCAGTCTAACAGGCCCGTACAAGCACTTTGGAACAAGAATTCCCGAAAGCACAGTTTATATGCTCAACCCCTCACGGGTAAAGGAATTCGGACAGGCCGAGCATATCGTCTTCGAAGGCCCAGGCAAAACCAAGCTTCCGGAAAATGCAGCATTCATGTTCGGCGATTGGGGATGCGACGGCAGCGGTTATTCCAGTTGCACCCTCAAAAGCTTCAAGAGCAATAACGCCCTTGACACCAGCCAAACCACCAACATGCGAGGAATGTTCCAAGCCGGAACAAATCTGACGGATCTTGACATGAGCGGCTGGAACACCGGCAGGCTTGAAAGCATATACTCGATGTTCGATATCACCGGCCTCAGCGATTTGGACTTGAGCGGCTGGGACACCCATTCCCTGAAGCAGATGCATCAGGCGTTCTATAACACGACCAAGCTCAAGACGTTGAATCTTAGCGGCTGGGACACCAGCAATGTGACCGATACAGGAAATATGTTCATGGGAAGCGGACTTCAAACATTGGCTGTCGGCCCCAAGACCAGCGTCATCGATTTGAGCGATCTTGGCAATGCCAACTGGTTGAAAGTCACCCATCTGTCTGCCGGCACCTCCGGAACCACACAGGAAGTCACCGACTCCACCCCGCAGACCACGGCGGAATTCCAGGCAAGTCTGACCACCGATCCCTCCCGCGCAGGCACCTATACGCGCGCGAACAACGAGAGCCATTCGCTCAACCTCAACGCCAACCTTCCCGCAGGCTACACGGCAAGCGCTGAAGCCAGCGGATATACCGACGATGGCAGCGGCAATCTTTCACAGAGCGCATTTGAAACGAGCGCCAAGAACGTGCCGTTCCCGACTTACGATGCCACGCAAGTTCTGACCAATCGTGGCAGCAAGCGCAACATCACCCGAACAGACGGGTCCACGTTGACCCTGCCCGCTTCAGACCCGTACACGCTTTCCGCAGCGCCCGGGACCACTGACACATACACCTTCATGGGCTGGAACACCACGCCAAGTGCGACAGGCGCCGACCATCACGGCGGTGACGCAATCAGCCTCGCCAGCGCTGACGTAACGCTCTACGCGATCTGGAAGAAAGACGCCAAGCCCATCCACGTCACGCCTCCCAGCACTTCGCCTTCCGGGTCTTCCTCACCTTCCGGGCCTTCCGGGCCTTCCGGGTCTTCCTCACCTTCCGGGCCTTCCGGGTCAAGCAGCCCTTCAGGCTCATCCACCTCGCCTTCCGGGTCAAGCACAGGCAGCGCGAACGGCATGATCTCCCATCCTGCCACCCAGGGCCCGGCTCCTGCCGCAGCCAGCAATGTCGCATCGCCTTCAACGCCCACCTTGGCACCCGCCGCACGTCTGTTTGCTGCGGCCCCTGGCATTGGCACCCCCGGCCCTGCAGCTCCCGGCACTGGTGACCACACCCTCAACGGTGCTTCCCCGAACGCTTCCGGCGAGACCCCGAAAGAAAAGATCTGCAAGATCACCTACTACGGCGAAGGCTCCGTGGCACCTGCAGCGGTAATCTGCAAGAACGACAACAAGAAGTCCGTCGTGAGCGCAGTACCCAGCGCAACCACCCAGACCGCACCAGCCCCGGCATGGCTTTTCATGTTCGTGCTTGCCGTCTTGTTCTTCGTGGCCATGTTCCTCTACCAGCGCCACAATGCATTCCTCGCCGCGCAACACCGCGCCGCAGCAACCACTGATTGA
- the cysS gene encoding cysteine--tRNA ligase — protein sequence MENATKPQNSNLSGTDQPKALSKAANDLRLYNTATHEVSAFTPIVPGKVGIYVCGATVQSSPHIGHIRAAVAFDIVRRWLKKLGYEVTFIRNVTDIDDKILDKAAAAGQQWWARAYYYEREFTRAYDTLGVLAPTYEPRATGHIGDMVDLIQRLVDRGHAYVITDANGKPTGNVFFDVASWPHYGELTHQKQTSDFDSAAAVADEMGPSVDQSGDDKYNPLDPADHSPDKHDPRDFALWKASKPSDPETARWKTPFGTGRPGWHIECSAMSHRYLDGMFDIHGGGLDLRFPHHENEMAQTRAAGYESANVWMHSAWVTAKGEKMSKSLGNGLSVPSVLADNSAWVVRYALGGVQYRSMLEWSDQTLAEAKSAYERISNFIGRAGKALGADGQPSRQEVEAVRADQLPADFVEAMNEDINVSGATAAIFTAIRHGNSLADKLESEQGNQNTDMLDDADMTALTDEFRRVLEETSERYADMPKEAIQNDAKARFAFTHGNVPSEIIDALTSRVALQETLLSVRAMLDTLGLDPLAEPWNAGTSESSPGAQNANGSSSTEAERKLLDNLIGYQLAARNAARKTKNFEKADKIRNALAAMGVIVEDKPTGSTWSLKS from the coding sequence ATGGAAAACGCCACGAAACCGCAGAATTCCAACCTTTCCGGAACAGACCAGCCGAAGGCTCTCTCTAAAGCTGCCAACGATCTGAGACTTTACAACACGGCCACACACGAAGTGTCCGCGTTCACACCGATTGTGCCTGGTAAAGTGGGCATCTACGTCTGCGGTGCCACGGTGCAAAGTTCGCCGCATATCGGCCATATTCGTGCCGCCGTCGCCTTCGACATTGTCCGTCGTTGGCTCAAAAAGCTGGGTTACGAAGTCACTTTCATCCGCAATGTCACCGATATCGACGATAAGATTTTGGACAAGGCAGCAGCTGCCGGCCAGCAATGGTGGGCGCGCGCCTATTATTATGAGCGGGAATTCACTCGCGCCTACGACACGCTCGGCGTGCTTGCACCAACCTACGAGCCTCGTGCCACCGGCCATATCGGCGACATGGTTGATTTAATCCAGCGTCTTGTTGACCGCGGTCACGCCTACGTCATTACCGATGCCAACGGCAAACCGACTGGCAATGTGTTCTTCGACGTGGCCAGCTGGCCGCATTATGGCGAACTGACCCATCAAAAGCAGACTTCCGATTTCGATTCCGCGGCGGCTGTGGCCGACGAAATGGGCCCGAGCGTCGACCAGTCCGGCGACGACAAATACAATCCGCTCGACCCGGCCGACCACTCCCCCGACAAGCACGATCCGCGCGATTTTGCGCTTTGGAAGGCTTCGAAGCCGAGCGACCCCGAGACTGCCCGCTGGAAAACGCCATTCGGCACCGGCCGTCCGGGCTGGCATATCGAATGCTCCGCGATGAGTCACCGCTACCTCGACGGCATGTTCGACATCCATGGCGGCGGGCTCGACCTGCGCTTCCCCCACCACGAAAACGAGATGGCGCAAACTCGCGCGGCCGGCTACGAATCCGCCAACGTGTGGATGCACTCGGCATGGGTGACGGCCAAGGGCGAGAAGATGTCGAAGTCACTGGGCAACGGCCTTTCCGTGCCGAGCGTACTAGCGGATAATTCAGCGTGGGTAGTGCGTTACGCGTTGGGCGGCGTGCAGTATCGTTCGATGCTCGAGTGGAGCGACCAGACGCTCGCTGAAGCGAAATCTGCCTACGAGCGCATCAGCAATTTCATCGGCCGCGCTGGCAAGGCTCTGGGTGCCGACGGCCAGCCAAGCCGTCAGGAAGTCGAAGCCGTCAGGGCCGACCAGCTGCCGGCCGATTTCGTGGAGGCCATGAACGAAGACATCAACGTTTCGGGTGCCACCGCCGCAATTTTCACCGCCATCCGACACGGCAATTCCCTGGCTGACAAGCTTGAGTCGGAGCAGGGCAACCAAAACACCGACATGTTGGACGATGCCGATATGACCGCTTTGACCGACGAATTCCGCCGGGTTCTCGAAGAGACCAGCGAGCGCTATGCCGACATGCCCAAAGAGGCCATTCAGAACGACGCGAAGGCTCGGTTCGCCTTCACGCACGGCAATGTTCCCTCCGAAATCATCGACGCGCTGACTTCCCGGGTAGCTCTGCAGGAGACGTTGCTCTCGGTGCGAGCGATGCTCGATACTTTAGGCCTGGATCCGTTGGCCGAGCCTTGGAACGCCGGGACCTCCGAAAGCAGCCCCGGTGCTCAGAACGCCAACGGCAGCTCTAGCACCGAAGCCGAACGCAAGTTGCTCGACAACCTGATCGGCTATCAGCTCGCCGCCCGCAACGCCGCCCGCAAGACCAAGAACTTCGAGAAGGCCGACAAGATCCGCAATGCCCTTGCTGCCATGGGCGTGATAGTCGAAGACAAGCCTACCGGTTCCACCTGGAGTCTGAAGTCCTGA
- a CDS encoding DUF1778 domain-containing protein: protein MNDTQNADIQFNIPVSKEQLTLMKRAAALEERPVKDWAMDKLLEAASMGVEQEVTLQEVNEEFDKILATFEAPANV from the coding sequence ATGAACGACACACAAAATGCAGACATTCAATTCAATATTCCCGTCAGCAAAGAACAGCTCACGCTTATGAAACGGGCTGCGGCGCTTGAGGAAAGGCCGGTAAAGGACTGGGCGATGGACAAATTGCTCGAGGCCGCAAGCATGGGCGTGGAGCAGGAGGTGACGCTTCAGGAGGTCAACGAGGAATTCGACAAGATCCTTGCGACGTTCGAGGCGCCTGCGAACGTCTGA
- the ffh gene encoding signal recognition particle protein, which translates to MAAFSSLTDKLSNAFKHLKSKGKLSEADIDGTIREIRRALLDADVALDVVRSFTSRVRERALGEEVSQALNPAQQVVKIVNDELTQILGAGVDRPLNFAKNPPTIIMLAGLQGAGKTTLAGKLGYWLKDAGHTPLLVAADLQRPNAVTQLQVVGERAEVPVYAPEKGVQSDGGEAVAAPGQTSGDPVKVARDSIQYAKDKLYDTVIIDTAGRLGVDEELMKQARDIRDAVNPNEILFVIDAMIGQDAVQTAEAFNKGVDFTGVVLSKLDGDARGGAALSVASVTGKPILFVSNGEGLKDFEVFHPDRMASRILDMGDILTLIEQAQKEFDEQEAIQSAKKMAKGTYGLDDFMEQLEQVRKLGSMKSLLGMIPGMAAHRKELEALDEHEIDRTEAIIHSMTPAERRDPSIIDGSRRARIAYGSGNTVSSVNGLLQRFEQAAKMMKRMTNKVGGGIPGMGGPAMGGGYGGKKGKKGKKKGKSKSGNPMKREAEEKALRQKLAGKKNSGGSAFAKKPQNPALPAGLQEAMEAAGSDENGTPNLPPNFGGGLAGLLG; encoded by the coding sequence ATGGCAGCATTCAGTTCTTTGACAGACAAGCTCTCCAACGCGTTCAAGCACCTGAAGAGCAAAGGCAAACTTTCCGAGGCGGATATCGACGGGACGATTCGCGAGATTCGTCGCGCCCTGCTTGACGCCGATGTGGCGCTCGACGTGGTGCGCTCCTTCACTTCCCGCGTGCGCGAACGTGCGCTGGGCGAAGAGGTCTCGCAGGCGCTGAACCCCGCGCAGCAGGTAGTGAAGATCGTCAACGACGAGCTGACGCAGATTCTCGGTGCTGGCGTTGACCGCCCGCTCAACTTCGCCAAGAACCCGCCGACCATTATCATGCTAGCCGGCCTTCAGGGTGCCGGTAAGACGACGTTGGCAGGCAAACTTGGCTATTGGCTGAAAGACGCCGGACATACCCCGCTTCTGGTCGCGGCCGATTTGCAGCGCCCGAACGCCGTTACCCAGCTGCAGGTGGTCGGCGAGCGAGCTGAGGTGCCTGTTTATGCTCCAGAAAAGGGTGTGCAGTCCGACGGCGGCGAGGCCGTCGCGGCTCCAGGCCAGACCAGCGGCGACCCGGTGAAGGTCGCGCGCGACTCGATTCAGTATGCCAAAGACAAACTGTATGACACGGTCATCATCGATACCGCAGGTCGTTTGGGCGTCGACGAGGAGCTGATGAAGCAGGCCCGCGATATCCGAGACGCCGTGAACCCCAACGAAATCCTCTTCGTCATCGACGCGATGATCGGCCAGGACGCAGTGCAGACCGCAGAGGCATTCAACAAGGGCGTGGACTTCACCGGCGTGGTGCTCTCCAAGCTCGACGGCGACGCACGAGGCGGCGCGGCGCTTTCCGTGGCCTCCGTGACCGGCAAACCGATTCTTTTCGTCTCCAACGGCGAGGGGCTCAAGGACTTCGAGGTCTTCCACCCCGACCGCATGGCCTCCCGCATCCTTGATATGGGCGATATCCTCACCCTGATTGAGCAGGCGCAGAAGGAATTCGACGAGCAGGAGGCGATTCAGTCCGCCAAGAAGATGGCGAAGGGCACCTACGGCCTCGACGACTTCATGGAGCAGCTCGAGCAGGTGCGCAAGCTCGGTTCGATGAAAAGCCTCCTGGGCATGATCCCCGGCATGGCCGCACACCGCAAGGAACTCGAGGCTCTTGACGAACACGAGATCGACCGCACCGAAGCCATCATCCATTCAATGACCCCGGCTGAACGCCGAGACCCCTCCATCATCGACGGCTCCCGCCGCGCCCGCATCGCCTACGGTTCCGGCAACACGGTCTCCTCCGTCAACGGCCTGCTGCAACGCTTTGAGCAGGCGGCCAAGATGATGAAGCGCATGACCAATAAGGTCGGCGGCGGCATCCCCGGTATGGGCGGCCCGGCAATGGGCGGAGGCTACGGCGGCAAAAAGGGCAAGAAAGGCAAGAAGAAGGGCAAGTCCAAGTCCGGTAACCCGATGAAGCGCGAGGCAGAAGAAAAAGCATTGCGCCAGAAGCTTGCCGGCAAGAAGAACTCCGGCGGTTCGGCCTTCGCCAAGAAGCCACAGAATCCCGCCCTTCCGGCCGGTCTGCAGGAAGCCATGGAAGCAGCCGGCTCCGACGAAAACGGCACCCCGAACCTTCCGCCCAACTTCGGCGGAGGCCTTGCCGGTCTGCTCGGCTGA
- the rpsP gene encoding 30S ribosomal protein S16 — translation MATKIRLKRMGKKFYAFYRIVVMDSRKKRDGKSIEEIGLYDPNQQPSMIKIDSDRAQYWLGVGAQPSEPVLNLLKITGDWQKFKGLPGAEGTLKTAEDGPDAAARVEAAEADAQKLKAKQSEAKAKAEAEKAAEAAKADEAKAEEAGAEEAKAEAAETEKAE, via the coding sequence ATGGCTACCAAGATTCGTCTGAAGCGCATGGGCAAGAAGTTCTATGCCTTCTACCGCATTGTCGTCATGGATTCGCGCAAGAAGCGTGACGGCAAGTCGATCGAGGAGATCGGCCTGTACGATCCGAACCAACAGCCTTCGATGATCAAGATCGATTCCGATCGTGCTCAGTACTGGCTTGGCGTCGGCGCACAGCCGAGCGAACCGGTCCTGAATCTTTTGAAGATCACCGGCGACTGGCAGAAATTCAAGGGTCTGCCGGGTGCCGAGGGCACGCTGAAGACCGCTGAAGACGGCCCAGATGCCGCTGCTCGCGTCGAAGCCGCTGAGGCTGACGCCCAGAAGCTCAAGGCCAAGCAGTCCGAAGCCAAGGCAAAGGCCGAGGCCGAGAAGGCCGCGGAAGCCGCCAAGGCCGACGAAGCCAAGGCAGAGGAAGCCGGCGCTGAAGAGGCCAAGGCCGAAGCTGCTGAGACCGAGAAGGCTGAGTAA
- a CDS encoding endonuclease/exonuclease/phosphatase family protein — MAIALSILLGLIALWWVLRFLPAGVDGHGPLPYLIAFVRFLWMPSALVLAATLVSQHWIIAIFAAMLTLLTGVFASPWYRKRNTPANSGSTRQTADNSVIQNSDNYYNVMTLNCRYGLADPQAIIDAVRNNDVSILALQELTPDLVDALDKAGMNALLPYRQLGKAQESDNGGFNGIWARIQPGAQTERTVDIAATDVPSITVGNVAYFSAHPKSPMRGCREWSLGIRKLGELVDQDVFAIATTAPSAPTRATVIMGDLNSNVDHPSFRSLLNSGFTDAGLDISHGSAASFPTWLRWPRLELDHVLVTSEIAISSIQTINIPGSDHLALIARLA, encoded by the coding sequence ATGGCTATAGCTCTTTCCATACTGCTGGGCCTCATCGCCCTGTGGTGGGTGCTGCGTTTCCTGCCGGCGGGCGTTGATGGGCACGGACCGCTGCCCTATCTCATCGCGTTCGTCCGCTTTCTGTGGATGCCATCAGCGCTGGTTTTGGCGGCGACGCTTGTTTCCCAGCATTGGATTATCGCCATTTTTGCCGCAATGCTGACATTGCTTACCGGCGTATTCGCTTCGCCTTGGTACAGGAAGCGCAATACTCCCGCCAACTCTGGCAGCACAAGGCAAACAGCCGATAATTCAGTAATCCAAAATAGCGATAATTACTATAATGTAATGACGCTAAACTGCCGTTACGGACTAGCTGACCCTCAAGCCATCATCGACGCCGTACGTAACAATGACGTATCTATATTGGCCTTGCAGGAACTTACGCCAGACCTCGTCGACGCGCTCGACAAAGCCGGAATGAACGCATTGCTCCCCTATCGTCAGCTGGGTAAGGCGCAGGAAAGCGACAACGGTGGATTCAACGGCATCTGGGCACGCATCCAGCCCGGGGCGCAAACCGAGCGTACCGTCGACATCGCCGCCACCGACGTGCCGAGCATCACCGTGGGAAACGTGGCGTACTTCAGCGCGCACCCCAAATCGCCGATGCGTGGGTGCCGAGAATGGTCGCTCGGCATCAGGAAACTGGGCGAACTCGTCGACCAAGACGTATTCGCTATCGCAACGACAGCGCCATCCGCCCCCACACGCGCAACCGTCATCATGGGTGACCTCAATTCAAACGTCGACCATCCCAGTTTCCGTAGCCTGCTCAACTCCGGCTTCACCGATGCCGGTCTCGACATCTCGCACGGCAGCGCCGCGAGCTTCCCGACCTGGTTGCGTTGGCCCCGTTTGGAACTTGATCACGTTCTGGTGACCTCAGAAATCGCTATATCTTCGATACAGACCATTAACATTCCCGGCAGCGACCATCTTGCCTTAATTGCCCGGCTCGCCTAG